A single window of uncultured Pseudodesulfovibrio sp. DNA harbors:
- the queA gene encoding tRNA preQ1(34) S-adenosylmethionine ribosyltransferase-isomerase QueA, with protein MEIPEDYLLESYNYDLPEEQIAQEPADRRDGSRLLVLNREAETTTPSTFTELLDYLPDNALLVANNSRVIPARIFGTKATGGRVEFLLLTPLPLINPTEKDGWMTASVEGLLRASKTPKPGSTISFADDFRLVTDTAGEFGRWQVELQWKGNLTELFTKLGHLPLPPYIKRPDSEADRERYQTTYANESKTGSVAAPTAGLHFTPEMREKIKNKGIEWAEVTLYVGYGTFSPVRAKDIRDHNMHSEYIEVPETTANAILKAKAEGRPVIAVGTTSARTMEGMFRESGRIGKYEGETDIFISPGYDFKVIDGILTNFHLPESSLIIMISALAGRKTILSAYKVALKNGFRFFSYGDAMLII; from the coding sequence ATGGAAATACCCGAAGATTACTTGCTTGAAAGCTACAATTACGACCTTCCAGAGGAACAGATTGCACAGGAACCGGCTGATCGTCGCGATGGTTCCCGCCTTCTTGTCCTCAATCGTGAGGCCGAAACCACCACGCCTTCTACCTTCACGGAGTTGCTGGATTACCTGCCAGACAACGCCTTGCTCGTGGCCAACAATTCCCGCGTTATTCCTGCCCGCATATTTGGCACCAAAGCCACTGGTGGCAGAGTGGAATTCCTGTTGCTCACACCGCTGCCGCTCATCAACCCGACAGAAAAAGACGGATGGATGACAGCTTCGGTCGAAGGACTGCTTCGCGCATCAAAGACACCCAAACCCGGTTCGACCATCTCCTTTGCCGACGATTTTCGGCTGGTCACAGACACGGCAGGGGAATTTGGACGTTGGCAGGTTGAATTGCAATGGAAGGGTAACCTCACTGAACTCTTCACCAAGCTCGGCCATCTTCCGCTGCCTCCCTACATCAAGAGACCTGACTCCGAAGCGGACAGGGAGCGCTATCAGACCACTTACGCCAATGAGTCAAAAACCGGCTCTGTGGCTGCCCCTACAGCGGGACTGCATTTCACGCCCGAAATGCGCGAAAAGATCAAAAACAAAGGGATCGAGTGGGCAGAAGTCACGCTCTATGTCGGCTACGGGACATTCAGCCCGGTCAGGGCAAAGGACATCCGCGATCACAACATGCACTCCGAATACATCGAGGTGCCTGAAACAACCGCCAATGCCATTCTCAAGGCTAAAGCTGAGGGGCGTCCCGTCATCGCGGTCGGTACGACGAGCGCCCGCACCATGGAGGGAATGTTTCGCGAATCTGGCCGAATTGGAAAATATGAAGGTGAAACTGATATTTTCATATCTCCGGGCTATGATTTTAAGGTCATTGACGGTATCTTGACCAACTTCCATTTGCCAGAATCGTCGCTCATCATTATGATCTCGGCTCTCGCTGGAAGAAAAACCATTCTCTCAGCCTATAAGGTTGCTTTGAAAAACGGCTTTCGCTTTTTCTCCTATGGAGATGCGATGCTTATCATATAG
- a CDS encoding 4Fe-4S dicluster domain-containing protein: MSRIEVQEDRCKGCLLCTTVCPVDIIVQSDRFNVSGYKVAEVPEADADKCTGCASCAMICPDVAITVYRTPKKKGGK, translated from the coding sequence ATGTCTCGAATCGAGGTCCAGGAAGATAGGTGCAAAGGATGTTTGCTCTGCACCACCGTCTGCCCTGTTGACATCATCGTCCAGTCGGACCGGTTCAACGTCAGCGGCTACAAAGTTGCTGAGGTACCCGAAGCTGATGCGGACAAATGTACCGGTTGCGCATCCTGCGCCATGATCTGCCCAGATGTGGCGATCACCGTTTACCGCACCCCAAAAAAGAAGGGGGGCAAATAA
- a CDS encoding 3-methyl-2-oxobutanoate dehydrogenase subunit VorB, translating to MTKKAERIFVKGNEAIARGALAAKCQCFFGYPITPQNDIPEFMSSAMIKAGGDFVQAESEVAAANMLLGAGATGIRAMTSSSSPGMSLKQEAISYMAGSEVPAVIVNMNRGGPGLGDIGPAQGDYYQSTRGGGHGDYRHFTFGPGTVQEAYDLTIRAFDIAFEHRTPVLILGDAILGQMKEPITPWEPEGVESEGGHDWAINGRDDGREKRLIKSLFLQEGELAEQNKHLQAKYDSWTDLAECEEFETEDADLIICAYGSIGRIAKSAVRKFRKEGKKVGLFRPITLYPFPSAQLKALADQGKRFLTIEHNLGQMLDDVRLAIRTVTDSDFYPIYPGNLPTPDELEEPILKSLEGK from the coding sequence ATGACCAAAAAAGCAGAACGCATTTTTGTTAAAGGTAACGAAGCTATTGCACGCGGCGCCCTGGCTGCCAAATGTCAATGCTTCTTCGGCTATCCCATCACGCCACAGAACGACATCCCGGAGTTCATGTCTTCGGCAATGATCAAGGCTGGCGGCGATTTTGTCCAAGCTGAATCCGAAGTGGCCGCAGCAAACATGCTGCTCGGTGCCGGTGCTACCGGTATCCGCGCCATGACTTCCTCCTCTTCACCGGGCATGTCCCTGAAGCAGGAAGCCATCTCATACATGGCCGGCTCCGAAGTCCCGGCGGTTATCGTCAACATGAATCGTGGTGGACCGGGTCTCGGTGACATCGGTCCGGCTCAGGGTGACTACTACCAGTCTACCCGAGGCGGCGGTCACGGCGACTATCGTCATTTCACCTTCGGCCCCGGCACTGTTCAGGAAGCCTACGACCTGACCATCCGCGCCTTTGATATCGCCTTTGAGCACCGCACACCGGTTCTCATCCTTGGCGATGCCATTCTCGGTCAGATGAAAGAACCCATCACCCCTTGGGAACCCGAAGGGGTTGAATCTGAAGGCGGACATGATTGGGCTATCAACGGTCGTGATGACGGTCGTGAAAAGCGTCTCATCAAATCTCTCTTCCTTCAGGAAGGTGAACTGGCGGAACAGAACAAACATCTGCAAGCCAAGTACGACTCCTGGACCGATCTGGCCGAATGCGAAGAGTTTGAAACCGAAGACGCCGATCTCATCATCTGCGCATACGGTTCCATTGGTCGCATCGCCAAATCCGCTGTTCGCAAGTTCCGCAAGGAAGGCAAAAAAGTCGGCCTGTTCCGTCCCATCACGCTGTACCCGTTCCCGTCTGCACAGCTCAAGGCTCTCGCAGATCAGGGCAAGCGTTTCCTGACCATCGAACACAATCTGGGCCAGATGCTCGACGATGTCCGCCTCGCTATCCGTACAGTGACCGATTCGGACTTCTATCCCATCTATCCCGGCAACCTGCCCACCCCGGACGAGCTCGAGGAGCCGATCCTCAAAAGCCTGGAGGGTAAATAA